ATACTCTGAGTATGAATGCATTTAAATCAACAGGTAAAACTGATGTTGTAGCCAATGTTGTCAGATCCGAGTGATTCCTGCAACAAGAAAACTAGTTGTTTACAATCAATCGATTTCCAAATACCTTAAAAGTCGAATTAGACAAGCCAAGCATGTGGTCAGTGGAACATTatagttttgatatttgaatctCATGAGACTGGGCCAGACCATGTCTTCCAACTGAGTTTAGGTGACCTCATTTGCAAACACATTATTTGCAAGTATTTCCctcactttttcttcttttcattgaTAAATAATTGCTGGCTAGAATTCATGCTTACAACCATGAATGAGAACCCACTCATGAACCCTCTTTTCTTTACCCATTGCTTTCAGAACCATCCCCAATAGACTAACTCCTTTCCACAAATTAGGATAGTCATTGCTTTCAGAAGCTCCCCTTATTGGATGGCCATTTTTATTCCCAATAATCAAAGTCTTGTATGGATAGTGATTGGAATGTGGCTTGAATTTTGACTGATAAAACTTGTGCTGAAACTCAAAGCATTTGCATTGATGTGGAAAAGAATTAAACTAATCAGGATGGCGGATTATTGGATAGGCAAATTCTCAAGGACTAAGTACTACCTCATCCACCTTGTGCTGAAGTCCCAGCCAGATTCAGCAGTAGAGGCCACTTCATGGTAAAATTTCTGTTTTTCGGAAATGTTTGTGATCTTGGAAGCAAATTGCTTGTCCTGTGAGATAAAAATAGGTCTCAGAACACACCTCTAGGTCTATCCAAGATTTATATATCCGACATATCTTATGCCAAGGCAAGTAAGCTGAAGAGAAGGACACACAATGGTTGAAGATTCAGGCCTGGGTTGGTTCCACATTGCATAGTATCGATTTAAAGTGTGATTGTAAGATTGTGCATCTTGAATGGTCACCTTATGTATttctacaaaaacaaaaaactaacgATTTAAAGAACCTTAGGCCAAGAAAATTAAAGctaagaaataaatttaaacatgattgtaatctgaaaaataaaaaaaggcaaTAGTGAGGCCCCTCTAAGTAACAATACCAGATAGTACCTGAACTCCAAAAGTGATGCTCTTGGACCAGAGAAGGGAGAGATTTTTTAACCAATTGAACATCTCCAGTCTGATGGTAGATTTCATGAATCATAGCACTCAGGAGAGGAGGCTGGCTGTGAAAGGTACCCCACCAAGTTTGTTGTTTAATTCCAATTATAGAAGTAATTAAAAAGCAGAACAGCATATGAGAAATAAATTTGCTTGAATGAGATTATACATTTTTGTAAATGATTTACTCACCCCCCGCCGCCCGCACACGCGCTCGGCGAAAGGGAACAGCAAAATAGTGAAGAAGATCACAACAGAAAACTTGAGAGTCAGATTATTAAGCAAGAATGAAAATCATATTGTGTCCTCGTATCTTTCAATTACAGTTTGATTTACCATAAACAGAGCAAAAAATAGTTCAATTTCAGTTTTGAACTATAATGGACTAGGAAAATGTAGAATGTTGATAACCATGCAGGAATATAACATATAGATGACTTTGTAAGCTGTTAGGCATCACATCCTCAAGTATAACAATCTGATTGCACTACTGTTTGCATTAGAATAGTTACGAGACATGAAGTGCATCATGCATCAACCTTTGTTGCCTATTAAGAAACTGCATGACAAAGAACTATCTTTTCAACCTTTGTTAATTCATGTAAAAGAGCAAAAGCTAACGAAAACCAAAATATTTAGTAGAagttgataaaaatattttatattcaatgagGAAAAGAATAAGTATCATCAATGCGGAATACAGGCTACAGCGCCACCAAAATACAGTAAAGCAACAGTAGCAAAAAGTGAAAGAATAATCACCTTCTATTAGTGTAATAAGACCTTGCACCATTAAGGACATGGCCATATTCTTCTATTAAGTGAATAAGATTAGTCACAATTGCTTTTGCAGTCTCATACATCTTACTTGCCAGCAATCCCCTGCACCACAGATATAAATCAACCTTGACCCCATTTGGGAATGCTCTATAGAGATAATTTATGACCCAACAAGTTGGATGGAGACTAAAAATAACTaccaaataaagaagaaaagatcATGTAGTTTCCAAATTTGACAGAACCAggtgaaaaagagagagagagagagaaaacgacTCTTGCTTCTAATTTGGTACCAGCATTAGTACTTAAAGGAGCTTGACGAGCATgcgatttgaaaaaaatgcagAAGCTTTCTATAGTTGCTAAGGATTGTGATCTGAATTACGAAAAGCACTACCTACCCCTGATAGTAAAAACTCAAAAGCCCGCTAAAAATCAATTATGTATAGAATGTTGGTTGGAAATTAAAAACGAAgcacgaaaaaagaaaaaaaaaacaagaaagaaacaaaaataaagctAACCTGATGATCCAGTAAGAATCCCAGTAATTGACCTCTCTAAATCGTGAACCAGGAATCACGACCGGCTTTGGCAGAGGGAGTAGAGTATGCAACTCCGGCCGCTTCAGGACCTCATCGGAGACTTTCCTACTAAGATTCTTCCACAACGCATGCACCTCCAGAGCCCAGGCCCTCACCTCCGCATTCTCCACCTTTGGCAAGAAACCCTCCGGCTCCGGTTCAAAATCAACTGGCTCAACGTACACCATATCATCGCCTGCACCCTCAAGGTACTTTTCCATAAACCCTTTTAGATGCTCGACCGAAATTGACCCATTTTCGGACTTTGGAAGCTTATCAAAAGCAGCCTCAGACGTTGACAAGTCGAACTTCAGTGACATGTCAACGTAAGGCTTAGGGTCAAACTGTGATTCTCCGAAGGTGCTCAGAGCCGTTTCTTGGACACGCTCAAGGAAGTGCACCAAAGGGGTTGTGGGGATCACAAGGCCTGCACTGTTGGAACTGCAAGCTTTCAGAGATTCTGTGACACTCATGGTTGTTAGTACCccgaaaaatattgcaaaagatATAGAACAGAAGTTTCTAAAGCTAAGAGCTTGAAAGCCCGCCCTGGTAGGAGAAGATCGAAGGATGACGACGCGAGCGAGAGGAAAGACGAGGAGACATGGCTGAGTATGTGGAAGAGGAACAAGACTAGTTGGCATTTGGGAAAGGCAGGcattttgataataaaaaaggTACCGACGTTGGACGGTTGGAAGTGTTGGCGTTTATCTGCCGCATCGCTTTGGAACCAACTGATGCATTGCTTTGGACTTGGAGTCAACCGTCAATGgtcaattctttttttatttcttcttggtAAGTACAATGGTCAAGATTAATGAATGCTCAGTCGGAGTTTTTCATCCTGCAAACGTTACGTGGcattttattagtattattattgttattattttaatatatatatatatacactaaaaCGCAAGACCTTATTCGATTTTGAGCTCTTTTTAgttgaaaaaatcttcacagCCTCTCAACATCCcaacactttattttttattttaatttttattattttattttttatcaaatatttaatatataaataataaattaattaattaaattaatttaaaaagaataaattcaaaaacaaatattaaaaaaatattaaaaaattaaaaaaaatggggtGTTGggatgttgggaggttgtgtagcaaaaccctTTTTAGTTTTTCCCCCCTTCTCCGACGTTCTCCCCTTCGCCCATCCTTCTGCATTTTCCCCTCCACCAATCTCACCTGAGTCTTCTATGTCTGCCATCGTCTAGGGCTGTCTAGGAAAACGACTGACCGGAAGCAAGATCGGTCTAGCAGTttgttttcttcatcttctttccctctaCCGCCGATGAAAACTAccatctctctctatttcattTCCCAGGTAAatatctctaaatttttctccGTTGTGTGTTTTTGTGTTTCTGTTATGTGTTTATGTAGTTTTTGAATGTGTTTTTGGTTGCTGATTTttctgtttcttggatctaTGGTTGGTCCTGATTGGTTGCTAATTTTGGACATTTTTCGGTTCCTATACCTAACGTGAGACAAAATAAAGAGTTTGTATcaagaaaataagtttaaaatgtaaatagttgaaaaaaaatatcactATAGAACTTGCtagcaaaaggaaaataagtttgaaaTGTAAATAACTACCTGTTCCTTGCCAGCAAAATCATTGTCGGGAGTGAGAAAGAGCATGCC
This Carya illinoinensis cultivar Pawnee chromosome 11, C.illinoinensisPawnee_v1, whole genome shotgun sequence DNA region includes the following protein-coding sequences:
- the LOC122281455 gene encoding probable trehalase, whose amino-acid sequence is MPTSLVPLPHTQPCLLVFPLARVVILRSSPTRAGFQALSFRNFCSISFAIFFGVLTTMSVTESLKACSSNSAGLVIPTTPLVHFLERVQETALSTFGESQFDPKPYVDMSLKFDLSTSEAAFDKLPKSENGSISVEHLKGFMEKYLEGAGDDMVYVEPVDFEPEPEGFLPKVENAEVRAWALEVHALWKNLSRKVSDEVLKRPELHTLLPLPKPVVIPGSRFREVNYWDSYWIIRGLLASKMYETAKAIVTNLIHLIEEYGHVLNGARSYYTNRSQPPLLSAMIHEIYHQTGDVQLVKKSLPSLVQEHHFWSSEIHKVTIQDAQSYNHTLNRYYAMWNQPRPESSTIDKQFASKITNISEKQKFYHEVASTAESGWDFSTRWMRNHSDLTTLATTSVLPVDLNAFILRMELDIAFLAKVTGDESTAEHFLKASQARVKAFKSIFWNSEMGQWLDYWLNDSACQEPQNWEACNQNQNVYASNFIPLWIESFYSDTALVKKVMKSFQSSGLLFPAGIATSLANSGQQWDFPNGWAPLQHMIAEGLARSGSKEARSVAEDIAVRWLRTNYVAYKKTGTMHEKYDVEKCGEFGGGGEYAPQTGFGWSNGVVLAFLEEFGWPHDRKIHC